One window of Methylococcus sp. EFPC2 genomic DNA carries:
- the aceE gene encoding pyruvate dehydrogenase (acetyl-transferring), homodimeric type produces the protein MTASPTHPSPYSTQDDLDPTETREWLDALEAIIETEGVERAHYLIERLVDQARRSGANLPYNANTAYINTIPPHLEARSPGDNELEQRLRSYIRWNAMAMVVKANKTCSEYGGHIASFASSATLYEVGFNHFFHAQSKDHGGDLVFFQGHSAPGIYARAYLEGRLTEDQLQHFRQEVRGGGLSSYPHPWLMPDFWQFPTVSMGLGPLMAIYQAKFMKYLQDRGILQTEGRKIWAFMGDGEMDEPESMGAIGLAGREKLDNLIFVVNCNLQRLDGPVRGDGKIIQELEGTFRGAGWNVIKLVWGSGWDALLAKDKDGFLRRRMEEAVDGEYQSYKAKGGAYTREHFFGKYPELLEMVATMSNDDIYRLSRGGHDPHKVYAAYHAAVNHSGQPTVILAKTVKGYGMGHAGEGLMGAHQAKKMDEDALRAFRDRFNIPVPDDQIAKAPFYKPAEDSAEIKYLHERRQALGGYLPSRRREAPLLQVPDLSVFDGLLKASEREQSTTMAFVRLLTALLRDKKIGKYVVPIVADEARTFGMDGLFRQYAIYSSVGQLYTPEDADQIMYYREDKSGQILEEGISEAGAMSSWIAAGTAYSNHNVQMIPFYIYYSMFGYQRVGDLMWAAGDMQARGFLVGGTAGRTTLAGEGLQHQDGHSHLAMSFIPNCVAYDPAFAYEVAVVVQDGLRRMYQEGENVFYYLTVMNENHAHPAMPEGVAEGIVKGIYLLRDVGEKAAIQLLGAGAILRETLLAADKLEADFGIKANVWSVTSFSELRRDGLDKERWNRLHPDQPARTSYVEERLGKTQGPIVAASDYIQTVADQLRPYLPGKSYVALGTDGFGRSDRRSELRHFFEVDADHIAYTAIKSLADQGEIPLDSVQKALTLYGIDPEKPNPVKA, from the coding sequence ATGACCGCTTCCCCCACGCATCCGTCGCCTTATTCTACGCAGGACGATCTGGATCCTACCGAAACCCGAGAATGGCTCGACGCACTGGAAGCAATCATCGAAACGGAAGGGGTCGAGCGCGCTCACTACTTGATCGAGCGCCTGGTCGATCAAGCCCGTCGCAGCGGCGCCAATCTGCCCTACAACGCGAACACAGCTTATATCAACACCATCCCTCCGCACTTGGAGGCACGCAGTCCGGGCGACAACGAGCTGGAGCAGCGTCTGCGCTCCTACATTCGTTGGAATGCCATGGCCATGGTGGTGAAGGCGAACAAAACTTGCAGCGAATACGGCGGACACATCGCCAGTTTCGCGTCCTCGGCCACGCTCTACGAAGTGGGCTTCAATCATTTTTTCCATGCTCAGAGCAAGGACCATGGCGGCGATCTGGTGTTCTTTCAGGGACATTCCGCGCCGGGCATCTATGCGAGAGCTTATCTGGAAGGCCGCTTGACGGAAGACCAGCTGCAGCACTTCAGACAGGAAGTGCGCGGTGGCGGGCTTTCGTCCTACCCCCATCCCTGGCTGATGCCCGACTTCTGGCAGTTCCCCACGGTGTCCATGGGCTTGGGTCCGCTGATGGCTATTTATCAGGCCAAGTTCATGAAATATCTGCAGGACCGCGGCATCCTGCAAACCGAAGGCCGCAAGATCTGGGCCTTCATGGGGGATGGCGAAATGGACGAACCGGAGTCCATGGGCGCCATCGGTCTAGCCGGACGCGAAAAGCTGGACAATCTTATTTTCGTGGTCAATTGCAATTTGCAGCGTTTGGATGGCCCGGTACGCGGCGACGGCAAGATCATCCAGGAATTGGAAGGCACCTTCCGCGGCGCAGGCTGGAATGTCATCAAACTGGTTTGGGGCTCCGGGTGGGACGCCCTGCTCGCCAAGGACAAAGACGGTTTTTTGCGTCGGCGGATGGAAGAGGCTGTCGACGGCGAGTACCAAAGTTATAAAGCCAAGGGCGGGGCTTACACGCGCGAGCATTTCTTCGGCAAATATCCGGAGTTGCTGGAGATGGTCGCCACCATGTCGAATGACGACATCTATCGCCTGAGCCGCGGTGGGCACGATCCGCACAAGGTTTACGCCGCCTATCATGCGGCGGTGAACCATAGCGGCCAGCCCACTGTCATCCTGGCCAAGACGGTCAAGGGTTACGGCATGGGGCATGCCGGTGAGGGGCTGATGGGCGCCCATCAAGCAAAGAAAATGGACGAGGACGCACTCAGGGCATTCCGCGACCGATTCAACATTCCGGTGCCCGACGATCAGATCGCCAAGGCGCCGTTCTACAAACCGGCGGAAGACAGTGCGGAGATCAAATACCTGCACGAGCGCCGCCAGGCTTTGGGTGGCTACCTACCCAGTCGCCGCCGTGAAGCGCCGCTGTTGCAGGTGCCGGATCTCAGCGTGTTCGACGGGCTGCTCAAGGCCAGCGAGCGCGAGCAATCGACCACCATGGCCTTCGTCCGCCTCCTCACGGCCCTGCTGCGCGACAAGAAGATCGGCAAATATGTGGTGCCGATCGTCGCCGACGAAGCGCGCACCTTCGGCATGGACGGCCTGTTCCGCCAATACGCGATTTATTCCTCGGTGGGCCAGCTCTATACCCCGGAAGACGCCGACCAGATCATGTATTACCGGGAAGACAAGTCCGGCCAGATCCTGGAGGAGGGCATCTCCGAAGCCGGCGCGATGTCATCCTGGATCGCGGCGGGAACGGCGTACAGCAACCACAACGTGCAGATGATCCCCTTCTACATCTATTACTCGATGTTCGGGTATCAGCGTGTCGGCGATCTGATGTGGGCGGCGGGCGACATGCAGGCGCGGGGCTTCCTGGTGGGCGGCACCGCCGGCCGGACGACCCTGGCCGGAGAAGGCTTGCAGCACCAGGACGGCCATAGCCATTTGGCGATGTCCTTCATTCCCAATTGCGTGGCTTACGATCCGGCCTTCGCCTATGAAGTCGCGGTGGTGGTGCAGGACGGCCTGCGCCGCATGTACCAGGAAGGCGAGAACGTCTTCTACTACCTGACCGTGATGAACGAAAATCACGCCCATCCGGCCATGCCGGAGGGCGTGGCCGAAGGCATCGTCAAGGGTATTTATCTACTACGCGATGTCGGCGAGAAGGCCGCCATTCAACTCCTGGGGGCGGGCGCAATACTGCGAGAAACCTTGCTGGCGGCCGACAAGCTGGAGGCCGATTTCGGCATCAAGGCCAACGTCTGGAGCGTCACCAGCTTCAGCGAATTGCGCCGCGACGGGCTGGACAAGGAGCGCTGGAATCGCCTGCATCCCGATCAGCCGGCACGGACCAGCTACGTCGAGGAGCGTTTGGGCAAGACCCAAGGTCCGATCGTGGCGGCCAGCGATTATATCCAGACCGTCGCCGATCAGCTTCGTCCTTATCTTCCCGGGAAATCTTATGTGGCCCTGGGCACGGATGGCTTCGGGCGCAGCGATCGTCGTAGCGAATTGCGTCATTTCTTCGAAGTAGACGCCGACCATATCGCCTATACCGCGATCAAGTCCCTGGCCGACCAGGGCGAAATTCCGCTCGACTCCGTACAAAAGGCCTTGACCCTTTACGGCATCGACCCCGAAAAACCCAACCCGGTGAAAGCGTAA
- a CDS encoding chemotaxis response regulator protein-glutamate methylesterase codes for MTIKVLIVDDSALIRKLLTELINKQPDMQAIGAAPDPIVAREMIKALNPDVLTLDVEMPKMDGLSFLEKLMRLRPMPVLMVSTLTAAGSEVTLRALELGAVDFVAKPKMDIVNGLQSYSEEIAEKIRAVASAKIRRLPSAGTASATASAATNLGLLGSTEKIIAVGSSTGGTEAVKEFLAQLPPDCPGILVTQHMPEAFTKSFAERLDRLCPRLTVHEASGGERVLPGHVFIAPGHSHLVLKRSGANYVTELSQSAPVSRHRPSVDVLFQSVAKVAGVNAIGVILTGMGKDGAAGMLEMKQAGAYNYAQDEESCVVFGMPRVAIEMGGVDEVVPLKSLGERIVARLLGTRKLGMRV; via the coding sequence ATGACCATCAAGGTTCTGATCGTCGACGACTCGGCATTGATCCGGAAGTTGCTGACGGAATTGATCAACAAGCAGCCGGATATGCAGGCCATTGGAGCCGCGCCGGATCCGATCGTCGCACGGGAGATGATCAAGGCGCTGAATCCGGACGTGCTGACCCTGGATGTGGAGATGCCGAAAATGGACGGGCTGAGTTTTCTCGAAAAGCTCATGCGCCTAAGGCCCATGCCTGTTCTGATGGTTTCAACGCTGACGGCGGCGGGTTCCGAAGTGACCTTGCGCGCCTTGGAGCTCGGAGCCGTCGATTTCGTGGCCAAGCCGAAGATGGATATCGTCAACGGCCTGCAGAGTTACAGCGAGGAAATCGCCGAGAAGATTCGCGCGGTGGCGAGCGCCAAGATACGCCGGCTCCCTTCGGCCGGTACGGCCTCGGCTACCGCTTCCGCGGCCACGAACCTGGGCTTGTTGGGTTCCACCGAGAAAATCATCGCGGTCGGTTCTTCTACGGGGGGCACCGAAGCGGTCAAGGAGTTTTTGGCGCAACTGCCGCCGGATTGCCCCGGAATACTGGTCACCCAGCATATGCCGGAAGCCTTCACCAAGAGTTTCGCCGAGCGTCTGGACCGTTTGTGTCCCCGGCTCACGGTGCACGAAGCGTCCGGGGGGGAACGCGTTTTGCCCGGCCATGTGTTCATCGCGCCCGGGCATTCGCATCTGGTGTTGAAACGCAGCGGCGCTAATTATGTGACCGAACTCAGCCAGAGTGCCCCGGTGAGCCGTCATCGGCCCTCGGTCGACGTGCTGTTCCAGTCGGTTGCCAAGGTGGCCGGCGTCAACGCGATCGGCGTGATACTGACGGGCATGGGCAAGGATGGTGCGGCCGGGATGTTGGAGATGAAGCAGGCGGGAGCTTACAACTACGCCCAGGATGAGGAAAGCTGCGTGGTTTTCGGCATGCCGCGCGTGGCTATCGAAATGGGCGGAGTCGACGAAGTCGTTCCTTTGAAAAGCCTGGGTGAGCGCATCGTGGCCCGGCTACTGGGGACCCGCAAGCTCGGCATGCGGGTGTGA
- a CDS encoding AI-2E family transporter, translated as MEAITRYFAPGLLLGGLLALAYLVLQHFLVPVGWATILVYSSWPLFLRVERLLGNKTSWAALAMTLGLAATIIVPLIWISALSQKEVAAFFRNLPLWLEQKPEVPPFVSRIPYLGPELLNLFDQSDDLRGLLKERVAPWLRQFSGEILSIVSDVGVIAAQLGLTLLTTFFLYRDGRHAVGQIRQVLTQAVGERLKDYFGAAQATTKAVVYGIVLTALAQGALAGLGYWATGIGAPVLLSILTMFFALIPFGTPLVWVSASIWLLANGQHWAGISLALWGSLVVSWVDNIVRPLVISGATRIPFLLVFFGVLGGLARFGLIGLFLGPVILALSLTVWREWLGKRASS; from the coding sequence ATGGAAGCGATCACCCGCTATTTTGCCCCCGGCCTGCTGCTGGGAGGCTTGTTGGCCCTGGCTTATCTGGTTTTGCAGCATTTTCTGGTTCCCGTGGGCTGGGCGACCATCCTGGTTTATTCGAGTTGGCCGCTGTTCTTGCGCGTCGAACGCCTGCTGGGGAACAAAACCTCCTGGGCGGCGCTCGCAATGACGCTCGGCCTGGCGGCGACGATAATCGTGCCGCTGATCTGGATCAGCGCCCTATCGCAAAAGGAAGTCGCCGCATTCTTCCGCAACCTTCCGCTCTGGCTGGAACAAAAGCCGGAAGTACCCCCGTTCGTGAGCCGCATCCCTTATCTGGGTCCGGAGCTGTTGAATCTATTCGACCAGTCCGACGATCTGCGGGGCTTGCTGAAAGAACGCGTGGCTCCCTGGCTCCGGCAATTCTCGGGCGAAATCCTGTCTATCGTCAGCGATGTCGGAGTCATCGCCGCCCAGTTGGGTTTGACCTTGCTGACCACATTTTTTCTGTATCGTGACGGGCGCCACGCGGTGGGCCAGATCAGACAGGTCCTGACCCAGGCCGTCGGTGAGCGGCTCAAGGATTATTTCGGTGCCGCCCAGGCCACGACCAAAGCCGTGGTCTACGGGATCGTGCTCACGGCCTTGGCTCAAGGTGCGCTGGCTGGCTTGGGATATTGGGCGACGGGGATTGGAGCGCCGGTATTGCTGAGTATACTCACCATGTTTTTCGCCCTGATCCCCTTCGGCACGCCGCTGGTCTGGGTATCCGCGAGTATTTGGCTGCTGGCTAACGGCCAGCATTGGGCGGGCATCTCGCTGGCATTGTGGGGCAGCCTGGTGGTGAGTTGGGTGGACAACATCGTTCGTCCCTTGGTGATCAGCGGTGCCACCCGCATTCCGTTCTTGCTGGTTTTCTTTGGCGTCCTGGGTGGGCTGGCCCGATTCGGCCTGATCGGGCTATTTCTCGGGCCGGTCATACTCGCGCTCAGCCTGACGGTATGGCGCGAGTGGCTGGGAAAACGTGCATCAAGCTAG
- the rraA gene encoding ribonuclease E activity regulator RraA — MTFRTADLCDQFSETSRLQIADPLFKAFGSAGSFSGKIVTLKVFEDNVLLRTVLEGRGDGRILVVDGGGSHRCALMGSNLARLATQNGWQGIILYGCIRDSVEIGAIPIGIRALHTHPLRSHKRGAGERDILITFAGVNFRSGHYLYADEDGLIVSEIPLLGESADA, encoded by the coding sequence ATGACATTCAGAACAGCCGATCTATGCGATCAATTTTCCGAAACCAGCCGTCTGCAGATTGCCGACCCTCTTTTTAAGGCTTTCGGCTCGGCGGGCAGTTTCAGCGGGAAAATCGTCACGCTGAAAGTGTTCGAGGACAACGTGCTGTTACGTACGGTACTGGAAGGTCGGGGGGATGGGCGGATCCTGGTGGTCGACGGCGGGGGCTCGCATCGCTGCGCCCTGATGGGCAGCAATCTGGCGCGGCTGGCTACGCAAAACGGTTGGCAAGGCATCATTCTCTACGGCTGTATCCGCGATTCAGTGGAAATAGGTGCCATACCGATCGGCATCCGCGCCCTGCATACGCACCCCTTGCGCAGTCACAAGCGCGGAGCAGGCGAGCGTGACATCCTGATCACTTTCGCCGGAGTGAATTTCCGCTCCGGCCATTATCTTTACGCCGACGAAGACGGCCTCATCGTGTCTGAGATACCCTTGCTGGGGGAGTCTGCCGACGCGTGA
- a CDS encoding rhodanese-like domain-containing protein, which produces MAVTALDLVAEAKQRIREIDVAQAQSKLSGALVLDVREPGEYAAGALPGAINIPRGVLEFQIGNHPAFQNARQSELIVYCQSGGRSALAADTLQKLGYEAVVSLAGGYKAWQDVGGATVRP; this is translated from the coding sequence ATGGCGGTAACAGCACTGGATTTGGTCGCCGAGGCGAAGCAGCGGATACGCGAGATCGATGTGGCTCAGGCGCAGAGCAAGTTGAGTGGAGCACTAGTCCTGGACGTTCGGGAACCCGGTGAATATGCCGCGGGCGCGCTGCCCGGCGCAATCAATATTCCCCGCGGTGTACTGGAGTTTCAGATCGGCAACCATCCGGCTTTTCAAAATGCCCGGCAGTCCGAGCTGATCGTGTATTGCCAGTCGGGCGGTCGCTCGGCCCTGGCGGCGGATACCCTGCAAAAGCTCGGCTACGAAGCCGTGGTCAGTCTGGCTGGAGGCTATAAGGCGTGGCAGGATGTCGGCGGGGCTACGGTTCGGCCCTGA
- a CDS encoding methyl-accepting chemotaxis protein, whose protein sequence is MRLNLPVTNREYEVKDNILIVSETDEKGTITYANADFIEASGYSEEELIGAPHNILRHPDMPEIAFADLWETLKKGKPWTGIVKNRRKNGDHYWVVANATPFYEDGKFAGYMSMRNKATREQIAFAENLYKDIREGRCKLQLKEGQLLATDGYSRLKRWVSDLSIGARIMSLIALFTVLLAVTNLYAWGQLADLRQQLAAQSEGMSGAVRGSTESTAQESADVRLRNSIALLAGALVLGLFFGEKTRRSICLPLGDALAECRLMARGDLGRKIDVTRHNEIGDFLEAVKSLQIRLGFEKSEKIRFENGAVRVQRGLDNVCANVLIADDEGKIIYLNHAMRDFFVRFQDDIRQGLPGFDPSTLVGSPLASLSVDPAHASTRAKGVHRSTRQLGGRTLVITATPVINEQGRAIGQVEEWLDRTAEEAAEREVARLVREAASGSLGHRVNLDLLPTGFIHDTGAGINQILDAVVGPLNAAASYLDRIAKGDIPEKISASYNGDFNVIKNNLNTCIDAINALVEDTARLAAAAVDGRLDVRAEVGRHKGDFSKVVAGVNNTLDAIAAPLDEVVRVLGALAQGNLTERVGGLYRGTFGKLGDDANSSAENLARSVLTIKEATDAINTASKEIAMGNVDLSHRTEEQASSLEETASSMEELSSTVRQNADNAKQANQMAVAASEVARRGGEVVHRVVGTMNGINDSARKIVDIIGVIDGIAFQTNILALNAAVEAARAGEQGRGFAVVAGEVRNLAQRSAAAAKEIKALINDSVDKVEDGVKLVEDAGRTMEDVVVSVRRVTDIMAEIAAASAEQSAGIEEVNRAVTQMDDVTQQNAALVEQAAAAAESLEEQAANLALSVSSFKVNGGLLASPATRGLRSGRRSGGALSASRTVEDTDPLLRRAAADDWTEF, encoded by the coding sequence ATGAGGCTTAACCTGCCCGTTACCAATCGTGAGTACGAAGTCAAGGATAATATTCTTATCGTCTCGGAAACCGATGAAAAAGGCACAATAACCTATGCCAATGCCGACTTTATAGAAGCCAGTGGCTATAGCGAAGAGGAGTTGATCGGCGCGCCGCATAATATTCTCCGCCATCCCGACATGCCGGAAATCGCCTTTGCGGATTTGTGGGAAACCCTGAAGAAAGGGAAGCCATGGACCGGTATCGTCAAGAATCGTCGCAAGAATGGCGACCATTATTGGGTGGTGGCCAATGCAACTCCGTTTTATGAAGACGGCAAGTTTGCCGGCTATATGTCGATGCGCAATAAAGCGACACGAGAGCAGATCGCGTTCGCCGAGAATCTTTACAAGGACATACGTGAAGGCCGCTGCAAGCTTCAGTTGAAAGAAGGCCAGTTACTCGCTACGGACGGGTACAGTCGGTTAAAGCGTTGGGTAAGTGATTTGAGCATCGGCGCCCGTATCATGAGCCTGATTGCGCTGTTCACCGTGCTGCTGGCCGTGACGAATCTATACGCCTGGGGGCAGTTGGCGGATCTGCGCCAGCAACTTGCCGCTCAGTCCGAAGGGATGAGCGGAGCGGTTCGCGGTTCGACCGAGTCGACGGCGCAGGAGTCGGCCGATGTCCGCCTACGCAACTCGATCGCACTGCTGGCGGGCGCTTTGGTGCTGGGCCTTTTCTTCGGCGAAAAGACCCGACGCAGCATTTGTCTGCCCTTGGGCGATGCGTTGGCGGAATGCCGCCTGATGGCTCGCGGCGACCTGGGCCGTAAGATCGATGTGACTCGCCACAACGAAATCGGCGATTTCCTGGAGGCGGTGAAGTCGCTGCAGATCCGGCTTGGCTTTGAAAAGTCGGAGAAAATCCGTTTCGAGAATGGCGCGGTGAGAGTGCAACGCGGTTTGGACAATGTCTGCGCCAATGTGCTGATTGCCGACGACGAAGGCAAGATCATCTATCTCAATCATGCCATGAGGGATTTTTTCGTTCGCTTTCAGGACGACATACGCCAGGGTCTGCCCGGCTTCGATCCGTCAACGCTGGTCGGTTCGCCCCTCGCGTCTTTGAGTGTCGATCCCGCGCATGCGTCCACGCGGGCCAAGGGCGTGCATCGCAGTACCCGCCAACTGGGCGGGCGCACCCTGGTTATCACGGCGACGCCGGTGATCAACGAGCAAGGGCGGGCGATCGGGCAGGTTGAAGAATGGCTGGATCGCACCGCGGAAGAAGCGGCCGAGCGCGAAGTCGCACGCCTGGTAAGAGAGGCGGCAAGCGGAAGTCTGGGGCATAGGGTCAATCTCGATCTGCTCCCCACCGGCTTTATTCATGACACCGGCGCCGGCATCAATCAAATACTGGATGCCGTGGTGGGCCCGCTCAACGCCGCCGCGAGCTATTTGGATCGCATCGCCAAGGGCGACATACCGGAGAAAATCTCGGCTAGCTATAACGGGGACTTCAACGTCATCAAGAACAACCTCAATACCTGCATCGACGCGATCAACGCCCTCGTCGAAGACACGGCACGGTTGGCGGCGGCGGCGGTCGATGGACGGCTGGATGTCCGCGCCGAAGTGGGCCGGCATAAGGGCGACTTCAGCAAGGTCGTTGCGGGTGTGAACAATACCCTCGATGCCATCGCCGCGCCTCTGGATGAGGTCGTAAGGGTTTTGGGCGCCCTGGCGCAAGGAAATCTCACCGAGCGGGTCGGCGGACTTTATCGCGGTACCTTCGGCAAATTGGGCGATGATGCCAATAGCTCAGCTGAAAATCTGGCGCGTAGCGTCTTGACCATAAAGGAGGCCACGGATGCCATCAACACGGCGTCGAAAGAGATCGCCATGGGCAATGTCGATCTGTCACACCGCACGGAAGAACAAGCCTCCAGTCTGGAAGAGACCGCTTCCAGCATGGAGGAATTGTCCTCCACGGTAAGGCAGAACGCGGATAACGCCAAACAGGCCAATCAAATGGCGGTGGCCGCCTCCGAAGTCGCCCGGCGAGGCGGCGAGGTGGTGCACCGGGTAGTCGGGACCATGAACGGTATCAACGACAGTGCCCGCAAGATCGTGGACATTATCGGCGTCATCGACGGCATAGCTTTCCAGACCAATATTCTGGCGCTCAATGCCGCCGTGGAGGCCGCACGTGCGGGCGAGCAAGGCCGAGGATTCGCCGTGGTGGCCGGAGAGGTGCGCAATCTGGCGCAACGTTCGGCCGCGGCGGCCAAGGAGATCAAGGCGCTCATCAACGACTCTGTCGATAAGGTCGAGGACGGGGTCAAATTGGTGGAGGACGCTGGCCGGACCATGGAAGACGTGGTCGTTTCGGTCCGGCGGGTCACCGATATCATGGCGGAAATTGCCGCGGCTTCGGCGGAGCAAAGTGCGGGAATCGAGGAGGTGAACCGGGCGGTCACGCAGATGGACGATGTGACCCAGCAGAATGCGGCATTGGTGGAACAGGCCGCGGCGGCGGCCGAATCGCTGGAGGAGCAGGCGGCCAACCTGGCGCTTTCGGTTTCGAGTTTCAAGGTCAACGGGGGGCTGCTCGCCTCGCCGGCGACACGTGGCCTGCGCTCAGGCCGCCGGTCCGGCGGGGCCTTAAGCGCGTCGCGTACGGTCGAGGATACGGACCCGCTGTTGCGGCGCGCTGCTGCCGACGACTGGACGGAGTTTTAG
- the ispH gene encoding 4-hydroxy-3-methylbut-2-enyl diphosphate reductase → MEILLANPRGFCAGVDRAIEIVERAIEVFGAPIYVRHEVVHNRYVVDGLRDRGAVFVEELSEVPEKSTVIFSAHGVSMEIQQEARERQLQVFDATCPLVTKVHIEVHHHAHEGREIVFIGHAGHPEVEGTMGQYDNPAGGIYLVESPEDVSTLAVKNPDNLAYVTQTTLSIDDTVAVVQALRSRFPQIIGPKKDDICYATQNRQDAVKKLAGDCDVILVVGSPNSSNSNRLREIAEKLGKRSFLIDDAKQLRREWLDDTARIGVTAGASAPEILVKQVITQLREWGGQVVTENAGIEEKVVFSLPKELRAAKA, encoded by the coding sequence ATGGAAATCCTACTCGCCAATCCACGCGGTTTTTGTGCCGGCGTCGACCGTGCCATCGAAATTGTTGAGCGCGCCATCGAGGTTTTCGGCGCTCCCATCTATGTGCGCCATGAGGTCGTGCACAACCGCTATGTCGTCGACGGCCTGCGCGACCGCGGTGCGGTATTCGTCGAGGAGTTGTCCGAAGTGCCGGAAAAATCCACGGTCATCTTCAGCGCCCACGGCGTCTCCATGGAAATCCAGCAGGAAGCTCGCGAGCGCCAGTTACAGGTCTTCGATGCCACCTGCCCGCTGGTGACCAAGGTGCATATCGAGGTGCACCATCACGCGCATGAAGGGCGCGAAATCGTATTCATAGGCCACGCCGGACATCCCGAAGTCGAAGGGACCATGGGACAGTACGACAACCCGGCCGGAGGCATTTACCTGGTCGAGTCGCCGGAGGATGTGAGCACGCTGGCGGTCAAGAATCCCGATAACCTGGCCTATGTCACTCAGACCACCCTATCCATCGACGATACGGTGGCCGTGGTGCAGGCGCTGCGTAGCCGTTTTCCCCAGATTATCGGTCCCAAGAAGGACGATATCTGTTATGCCACGCAAAACCGCCAGGACGCCGTCAAGAAGCTGGCCGGCGATTGCGACGTCATACTCGTGGTCGGTTCGCCCAATAGCTCCAACTCCAATCGTCTGCGGGAGATCGCCGAAAAGCTGGGCAAACGCTCGTTCCTGATCGACGACGCCAAGCAGTTGCGCCGGGAATGGCTGGACGACACCGCGCGCATCGGTGTTACCGCGGGGGCGTCCGCGCCGGAGATTCTGGTCAAGCAGGTGATCACTCAATTACGCGAATGGGGCGGACAGGTGGTGACCGAAAACGCAGGCATAGAAGAAAAAGTCGTATTTTCCTTGCCTAAGGAATTGCGCGCAGCGAAGGCTTGA
- the aceF gene encoding dihydrolipoyllysine-residue acetyltransferase produces the protein MAVEKTITVPDIGNFTDVAIIEVLVQAGDTIKAEESLITLESDKAAMEIPAPEGGTVKSLLVKVGDKVSHGTPILVLEAAEEAAAAPKPAPVDAAPLAVAPSAPEPIPAPAAVAERVAPVSRPAPAVSEDTTSSGKTHASPSVRRFARELGVDVARVSGTGPKGRVLKEDVQSWVKNRIQAPQASGSLGFAFPELPEVDFSQFGPVVSQPLSRINKLSAANLHRNWVTIPHVTLQEEADITDLEAFRVSLKGEVDKQNTRVTLLPFLIKAVVAALKAHPKFNASLATSGDELILKHYYHIGVAIDTPDGLVVPALRDADQRGVFELAKTLADLGERARGKKLRTPELQGGTFTISSLGGIGSTGFTPIINAPEVAILGVSRSQIRPVYRNGEFLPRLMLPLSLSFDHRVIDGAEAARFCAYLAQVLGDFRRVML, from the coding sequence ATGGCAGTTGAAAAAACAATCACGGTGCCGGACATCGGCAACTTTACCGATGTCGCCATCATCGAAGTGCTGGTGCAGGCGGGCGATACGATCAAGGCCGAAGAGTCGTTGATCACCCTGGAAAGCGACAAGGCCGCGATGGAAATTCCCGCTCCGGAGGGCGGCACCGTAAAGTCCTTGTTGGTCAAGGTGGGCGACAAGGTCAGCCACGGGACACCCATACTGGTGCTGGAAGCCGCCGAGGAGGCTGCTGCGGCGCCTAAGCCTGCTCCGGTTGACGCGGCGCCACTGGCAGTCGCGCCGTCGGCTCCCGAGCCGATCCCGGCTCCCGCCGCGGTCGCCGAGCGCGTTGCGCCGGTATCGCGACCCGCTCCGGCGGTTTCCGAGGACACGACCTCATCCGGCAAGACGCACGCCAGCCCCTCCGTACGCCGTTTCGCCCGCGAACTGGGCGTGGACGTGGCCCGGGTCAGCGGTACGGGACCCAAGGGACGGGTGCTCAAGGAAGACGTTCAATCCTGGGTCAAGAATAGAATCCAGGCGCCTCAGGCCTCGGGATCTCTGGGCTTCGCGTTTCCGGAATTGCCGGAAGTCGATTTTTCGCAGTTCGGCCCGGTCGTGTCTCAGCCCTTGTCGCGCATCAACAAGCTATCGGCTGCCAATCTGCATCGGAATTGGGTGACCATACCTCACGTCACCTTGCAGGAAGAAGCGGATATCACGGATCTGGAGGCTTTTCGGGTGTCGCTCAAGGGGGAGGTCGACAAGCAGAATACCCGCGTCACCTTGTTGCCTTTCCTGATCAAAGCCGTCGTCGCCGCGCTCAAGGCCCACCCCAAGTTCAACGCGTCGCTGGCTACGAGCGGCGATGAGTTGATCCTCAAGCATTACTACCACATCGGCGTCGCCATCGACACGCCCGATGGACTGGTCGTGCCCGCGTTGCGCGATGCGGATCAGAGAGGGGTGTTCGAACTCGCCAAGACCCTGGCCGATCTGGGCGAGCGGGCTCGCGGCAAGAAGTTGCGTACCCCCGAACTGCAAGGCGGGACGTTCACCATTTCCAGCTTGGGCGGCATCGGCAGCACCGGTTTCACGCCCATCATCAATGCGCCGGAAGTCGCCATACTCGGTGTTTCGAGAAGCCAGATACGGCCCGTCTACCGCAACGGCGAGTTCCTGCCGCGTCTGATGTTGCCGTTGTCCTTGTCCTTCGATCACCGCGTCATCGACGGCGCCGAGGCGGCCCGTTTCTGCGCTTATCTGGCGCAAGTACTCGGGGATTTTCGTCGAGTGATGCTGTAA